GCAGGGATGTCATCCACACTTGCGAAAAATTCGATATGTTGTCTTAAATTGCGGAATTCCATTGGCGTTTCCCCACCAAGCTCCCCGTCAAGGTTAATTAACATCTTATCTTCTGAGTTAACAATCACTTTTTCGGATTTTACATAGATAACATTAGGTTCTTTAATATGATCTCCTCGAAGCGCCAGTGTGACTAAACGGATAAATTCGGCTAAATTTACTTTTTTCACGATAATGAGTGAAAATTTACCATCGTCTAACTTGGCATCTGGGGCGATTTTTTCAAAGCCGCCGATGGAATTAGTTAATCCTAATAGGAAAAACATCACTTCCCCTTCAAATACGCCTTGATCATATTCTACTTTTACTTTAGTTGCTTTTAAGGATGGTAACATTTCGATACCTTTTAAATAATAAGCAAGTTGACCGAGCATTGTTTTTAGACGGCTGGGAACATCGTAAGTGAGTTCTGTTAAACGACCTCCGCCACCTATATTAATAAAATATGTTTCATTTGCTTTACCTATATCCATTGCTACACTTTGACCAGCTGCTATAATCTTCGTTGCTTTAATCACGTCTCTAGGCACATGTAAGGCTCTTGCAAAATCATTGGTTGTCCCGGTTGGTATAATCCCTACTTTGGGGCGATATTCTTTTTCGGCAATACCGTTAATAACTTCATTAATGGTTCCATCTCCGCCAGCTGCTACAACTAAATCGAATCGATCTCTTACAGCTTCTTCCGCAGCATGTTTGGCATCATCTGGTTCTGCAGTTGTTGCGTGCGCAGATGTTACATAGCCTGCTTGCTCTAATATCGAAAGGACATCTGCAAGATTTTTCTTGATGATTTCTCTTCCAGATGTGGGATTATAAATAACTCGAGCGTGTTTTTGCATTATGTTCGTCCTCTCCTTCACTCAAACAGCGTTGTTCAAAAGAAAAGCGCGTTTTGACACATGATAGTAATATTATAGCAAATTTAACTATAAATTCCTAATAAATATAAAAGCAGCGAGGCAAAATACCTCACTGCTACATTGTTTAACGTTTGTTCATTTCTTCTAGTAATAATTTATTAACCATTGGTGGGTTTGCTTGTCCTTTGGTTGCTTTCATTACTTGACCAACTAAGAATCCAACCGCACGATCCTTACCATTTTTGAAGTCGACAATGGATTGCTCATTGTTATCTAGAATTTCACTAATGATAGTGCGTAAAGCTCCTTCATCAGAAATTTGGACAAGTCCTTTGTCTTTTACTAATTGCTCTGCATCGCCACCATTTTGCGCTAATTCGCGGAAAACTTTTTTGGCAATTTTAGAGGAAATAGTACCGGCTTCGATTAATTTAATCATCCCAGCAAGGTTTTCGGGAGTTAGTCCTGTTTCATGAAGTTCTTTTTGTTCTGCGTTTAAGTAGGCAGAAACTTCGCCCATTAGCCAGTTTGAAGCTTGTTTTGCATCTGCTCCAGCTGCAAGCGTTGCTTCAAAAAAGTCAGACATTTCTTTTGTAAGCGTGAGAACCATTGCATCATATGCTGGCAAACCAAGATCGTTAATGTAACGAATTTGGCGTTTGTCTGGAAGTTCAGGAATTTCTGCACGAATACGTTCTTTCCAAGCATCATCAATAAATAAATCTACTAAATCTGGTTCTGGGAAATAACGATAATCGTCGGATCCTTCTTTAATTCGCATCAAAGAGGTTTTTCCTGTTGCTTCTTCAAAACGACGAGTTTCTTGTTCGATAATCCCGCCAGACTTAAGTACTTCAGCTTGGCGTTTTTCTTCATATTCGATACCTTTACGTACGTTGTTGAAAGAGTTTAGGTTTTTAAGTTCTGTTTTTACGCCAAATTCTTCTTGGCCGA
The sequence above is drawn from the Listeria monocytogenes genome and encodes:
- a CDS encoding diacylglycerol kinase, which gives rise to MQKHARVIYNPTSGREIIKKNLADVLSILEQAGYVTSAHATTAEPDDAKHAAEEAVRDRFDLVVAAGGDGTINEVINGIAEKEYRPKVGIIPTGTTNDFARALHVPRDVIKATKIIAAGQSVAMDIGKANETYFINIGGGGRLTELTYDVPSRLKTMLGQLAYYLKGIEMLPSLKATKVKVEYDQGVFEGEVMFFLLGLTNSIGGFEKIAPDAKLDDGKFSLIIVKKVNLAEFIRLVTLALRGDHIKEPNVIYVKSEKVIVNSEDKMLINLDGELGGETPMEFRNLRQHIEFFASVDDIPATDLFIKENS
- the gatB gene encoding Asp-tRNA(Asn)/Glu-tRNA(Gln) amidotransferase subunit GatB, producing the protein MNFETVIGLEVHVELKTNSKIFSSAPAHFGAEPNTNTTVVDLGMPGVLPVLNKRAVEFGMKAAMAINCEIAEHTKFDRKNYFYPDNPKAYQISQFDKPIGEHGWIEIEVGGKKKKIGITRLHLEEDAGKNTHTSHGYSLVDINRQGTPLIEIVSEPDIRSAEEAYAYLEKLKSIIQYTGVSDVKMEEGSMRCDANISIRPIGQEEFGVKTELKNLNSFNNVRKGIEYEEKRQAEVLKSGGIIEQETRRFEEATGKTSLMRIKEGSDDYRYFPEPDLVDLFIDDAWKERIRAEIPELPDKRQIRYINDLGLPAYDAMVLTLTKEMSDFFEATLAAGADAKQASNWLMGEVSAYLNAEQKELHETGLTPENLAGMIKLIEAGTISSKIAKKVFRELAQNGGDAEQLVKDKGLVQISDEGALRTIISEILDNNEQSIVDFKNGKDRAVGFLVGQVMKATKGQANPPMVNKLLLEEMNKR